From a single Candidatus Methylomirabilota bacterium genomic region:
- a CDS encoding DUF1059 domain-containing protein, whose translation MAKQMKCGDLMPGCKFVAEGKDVAEVMQKGAEHAKTAHGITTIPPEMMKKVQAAIKDK comes from the coding sequence ATGGCGAAGCAGATGAAGTGCGGAGACCTGATGCCGGGCTGCAAGTTCGTCGCGGAGGGCAAGGACGTCGCCGAGGTGATGCAGAAGGGCGCGGAGCACGCCAAGACCGCGCACGGGATCACCACCATCCCGCCGGAGATGATGAAGAAGGTCCAGGCGGCGATCAAGGACAAGTAG